In Coregonus clupeaformis isolate EN_2021a unplaced genomic scaffold, ASM2061545v1 scaf0008, whole genome shotgun sequence, one genomic interval encodes:
- the LOC121558598 gene encoding uncharacterized protein LOC121558598 isoform X2 yields MWNDCGSMLLKAKLGDVQKFVRITEPNLKDFLIAESVSMVASSEQSQPSSLDTLDSEDTVIISDSPSRKRQRLDTEAKQLVESALTNKTGGERIINEYNRTKSLTDETRRKMVNMLAADMTEMNGTSPPRQVKEMYAKGIVTLFPYLSDPFSKNGYEHYYDGESGTGYLAWRIKTIQRGTAKDRRSSFGESAKGSTGEDMSGGPTVRRESQFVPETALTDDECNKAISLMKHSADADTIKKKMELTFVYRRKMILDPQQSSNILSEFPRFKDVKSLVEQDFVLMFGEDTSSKLLERWPVTFKKKIIKQCRKLPSTSELEELLLAADPPEDGTELDVDFGWDSDLSSVLLLIHLIPPSAQGRKRPGKVSASQAEKHLVVFKKTGTNIQEHLDAITTSAQPYLLAVGVKKNAIHQFFIIIDKNAIPCRSTSSLVAFDELFKAHFVFGTSYNTMLHNMYTFIQTTVYSIDAGKVKESPRVAEIRARLLH; encoded by the exons ATGTGGAATGACTGCG GGAGCATGCTGCTTAAAGCTAAACTTGGAGATGTCCAAAAATTTGTCAGAATAACTGAGCCAAATCTGAAAGACTTTTTGATTGCAG AATCTGTCTCCATGGTGGCCTCTTCTGAGCAATCCCAACCATCATCCCTTGATACCTTGGACTCTGAGGATACAGTCATTATTTCAGATAGCCCCTCCAGAAAACGCCAGAGGCTGGATACAGAAGCCAAGCAA TTGGTGGAATCAGCTCTTACCAACAAAACCGGTGGGGAACGTATAATAAATGAATACAACCGAACCAAGTCCTTGACGGATGAAACAAGACGCAAAATGGTGAACATGCTGGCAGCTGACATGACAGAAATGAATGG TACATCTCCACCCAGACAGGTGAAAGAAATGTATGCCAAAGGAATAGTGACCTTATTCCCGTACCTCAGTGACCCATTCTCTAAGAATGGCTAT GAGCATTATTATGATGGCGAGAGTGGAACTGGGTACTTGGCCTGGAGGATTAAAACTATTCAGAGAGGCACCGCCAAAGACAGGCGATCATCATTCGGAG AATCAGCCAAAGGATCAACTGGTGAAGACATGTCTGGAGGACCGACTGTCAGACGAGAATCCCAGTTTGTTCCAGAGACTGCCCTGACTGATGATGAGTGCAACAAAGCAATCTCACTGATGAAACATTCTGCTGATGCAGACACAATCAAGAAGAAAATGGAACTGACGTTTGTGTATCGCCGCAAAATGATCCTCGACCCCCAGCAGTCAAGCAACATACTGTCTGAGTTTCCACGTTTTAAAGACGTCAAAAGCTTG GTTGAACAGGATTTTGTTCTAATGTTCGGAGAGGATACCTCAAGCAAGCTTCTGGAAAGGTGGCCGGTCACGTTCAAGAAAAAGATCATCAAACAATGCAGAAAGCTTCCATCCACAAGTGAGCTTGAAGAACTCTTGCTGGCAGCTGATCCTCCTGAGGATGGCACTGAATTGGATGTTGACTTTG GTTGGGACAGTGATCTGTCATCGGTTTTactgcttatacacctgattccACCCTCCGCTCAGGGTCGGAAGAGACCAGGAAAGGTTTCCGCATCCCAAGCAGAGAAACATCTTGTGGTATTCAAGAAG ACCGGAACAAACATTCAAGAGCATCTCGATGCCATCACTACTAGCGCTCAGCCCTATCTCCTAGCTGTTGGAGTTAAGAAGAATGCAATCCACCAGTTCTTCATCATTATCGACAAGAATGCCATACCTTGCAGGTCAACCTCTTCTCTTGTTGCTTTTGACGAACTATTTAAGGCACATTTTGTGTTTGGCACATCCTACAACACCATGCTCCACAACATGTACACTTTCATCCAAACTACAGTGTACAGCATCGATGCTGGCAAGGTCAAAGAGAGCCCTCGTGTTGCTGAAATCAGGGCGAGGTTACTTCATTAG
- the LOC121558598 gene encoding uncharacterized protein LOC121558598 isoform X1 produces MWNDCGSMLLKAKLGDVQKFVRITEPNLKDFLIAAFAKFGVPAVTEESVSMVASSEQSQPSSLDTLDSEDTVIISDSPSRKRQRLDTEAKQLVESALTNKTGGERIINEYNRTKSLTDETRRKMVNMLAADMTEMNGTSPPRQVKEMYAKGIVTLFPYLSDPFSKNGYEHYYDGESGTGYLAWRIKTIQRGTAKDRRSSFGESAKGSTGEDMSGGPTVRRESQFVPETALTDDECNKAISLMKHSADADTIKKKMELTFVYRRKMILDPQQSSNILSEFPRFKDVKSLVEQDFVLMFGEDTSSKLLERWPVTFKKKIIKQCRKLPSTSELEELLLAADPPEDGTELDVDFGWDSDLSSVLLLIHLIPPSAQGRKRPGKVSASQAEKHLVVFKKTGTNIQEHLDAITTSAQPYLLAVGVKKNAIHQFFIIIDKNAIPCRSTSSLVAFDELFKAHFVFGTSYNTMLHNMYTFIQTTVYSIDAGKVKESPRVAEIRARLLH; encoded by the exons ATGTGGAATGACTGCG GGAGCATGCTGCTTAAAGCTAAACTTGGAGATGTCCAAAAATTTGTCAGAATAACTGAGCCAAATCTGAAAGACTTTTTGATTGCAG CATTTGCAAAGTTTGGTGTCCCAGCTGTAACAGAAG AATCTGTCTCCATGGTGGCCTCTTCTGAGCAATCCCAACCATCATCCCTTGATACCTTGGACTCTGAGGATACAGTCATTATTTCAGATAGCCCCTCCAGAAAACGCCAGAGGCTGGATACAGAAGCCAAGCAA TTGGTGGAATCAGCTCTTACCAACAAAACCGGTGGGGAACGTATAATAAATGAATACAACCGAACCAAGTCCTTGACGGATGAAACAAGACGCAAAATGGTGAACATGCTGGCAGCTGACATGACAGAAATGAATGG TACATCTCCACCCAGACAGGTGAAAGAAATGTATGCCAAAGGAATAGTGACCTTATTCCCGTACCTCAGTGACCCATTCTCTAAGAATGGCTAT GAGCATTATTATGATGGCGAGAGTGGAACTGGGTACTTGGCCTGGAGGATTAAAACTATTCAGAGAGGCACCGCCAAAGACAGGCGATCATCATTCGGAG AATCAGCCAAAGGATCAACTGGTGAAGACATGTCTGGAGGACCGACTGTCAGACGAGAATCCCAGTTTGTTCCAGAGACTGCCCTGACTGATGATGAGTGCAACAAAGCAATCTCACTGATGAAACATTCTGCTGATGCAGACACAATCAAGAAGAAAATGGAACTGACGTTTGTGTATCGCCGCAAAATGATCCTCGACCCCCAGCAGTCAAGCAACATACTGTCTGAGTTTCCACGTTTTAAAGACGTCAAAAGCTTG GTTGAACAGGATTTTGTTCTAATGTTCGGAGAGGATACCTCAAGCAAGCTTCTGGAAAGGTGGCCGGTCACGTTCAAGAAAAAGATCATCAAACAATGCAGAAAGCTTCCATCCACAAGTGAGCTTGAAGAACTCTTGCTGGCAGCTGATCCTCCTGAGGATGGCACTGAATTGGATGTTGACTTTG GTTGGGACAGTGATCTGTCATCGGTTTTactgcttatacacctgattccACCCTCCGCTCAGGGTCGGAAGAGACCAGGAAAGGTTTCCGCATCCCAAGCAGAGAAACATCTTGTGGTATTCAAGAAG ACCGGAACAAACATTCAAGAGCATCTCGATGCCATCACTACTAGCGCTCAGCCCTATCTCCTAGCTGTTGGAGTTAAGAAGAATGCAATCCACCAGTTCTTCATCATTATCGACAAGAATGCCATACCTTGCAGGTCAACCTCTTCTCTTGTTGCTTTTGACGAACTATTTAAGGCACATTTTGTGTTTGGCACATCCTACAACACCATGCTCCACAACATGTACACTTTCATCCAAACTACAGTGTACAGCATCGATGCTGGCAAGGTCAAAGAGAGCCCTCGTGTTGCTGAAATCAGGGCGAGGTTACTTCATTAG
- the LOC121558598 gene encoding uncharacterized protein LOC121558598 isoform X3: MWNDCAFAKFGVPAVTEESVSMVASSEQSQPSSLDTLDSEDTVIISDSPSRKRQRLDTEAKQLVESALTNKTGGERIINEYNRTKSLTDETRRKMVNMLAADMTEMNGTSPPRQVKEMYAKGIVTLFPYLSDPFSKNGYEHYYDGESGTGYLAWRIKTIQRGTAKDRRSSFGESAKGSTGEDMSGGPTVRRESQFVPETALTDDECNKAISLMKHSADADTIKKKMELTFVYRRKMILDPQQSSNILSEFPRFKDVKSLVEQDFVLMFGEDTSSKLLERWPVTFKKKIIKQCRKLPSTSELEELLLAADPPEDGTELDVDFGWDSDLSSVLLLIHLIPPSAQGRKRPGKVSASQAEKHLVVFKKTGTNIQEHLDAITTSAQPYLLAVGVKKNAIHQFFIIIDKNAIPCRSTSSLVAFDELFKAHFVFGTSYNTMLHNMYTFIQTTVYSIDAGKVKESPRVAEIRARLLH; this comes from the exons ATGTGGAATGACTGCG CATTTGCAAAGTTTGGTGTCCCAGCTGTAACAGAAG AATCTGTCTCCATGGTGGCCTCTTCTGAGCAATCCCAACCATCATCCCTTGATACCTTGGACTCTGAGGATACAGTCATTATTTCAGATAGCCCCTCCAGAAAACGCCAGAGGCTGGATACAGAAGCCAAGCAA TTGGTGGAATCAGCTCTTACCAACAAAACCGGTGGGGAACGTATAATAAATGAATACAACCGAACCAAGTCCTTGACGGATGAAACAAGACGCAAAATGGTGAACATGCTGGCAGCTGACATGACAGAAATGAATGG TACATCTCCACCCAGACAGGTGAAAGAAATGTATGCCAAAGGAATAGTGACCTTATTCCCGTACCTCAGTGACCCATTCTCTAAGAATGGCTAT GAGCATTATTATGATGGCGAGAGTGGAACTGGGTACTTGGCCTGGAGGATTAAAACTATTCAGAGAGGCACCGCCAAAGACAGGCGATCATCATTCGGAG AATCAGCCAAAGGATCAACTGGTGAAGACATGTCTGGAGGACCGACTGTCAGACGAGAATCCCAGTTTGTTCCAGAGACTGCCCTGACTGATGATGAGTGCAACAAAGCAATCTCACTGATGAAACATTCTGCTGATGCAGACACAATCAAGAAGAAAATGGAACTGACGTTTGTGTATCGCCGCAAAATGATCCTCGACCCCCAGCAGTCAAGCAACATACTGTCTGAGTTTCCACGTTTTAAAGACGTCAAAAGCTTG GTTGAACAGGATTTTGTTCTAATGTTCGGAGAGGATACCTCAAGCAAGCTTCTGGAAAGGTGGCCGGTCACGTTCAAGAAAAAGATCATCAAACAATGCAGAAAGCTTCCATCCACAAGTGAGCTTGAAGAACTCTTGCTGGCAGCTGATCCTCCTGAGGATGGCACTGAATTGGATGTTGACTTTG GTTGGGACAGTGATCTGTCATCGGTTTTactgcttatacacctgattccACCCTCCGCTCAGGGTCGGAAGAGACCAGGAAAGGTTTCCGCATCCCAAGCAGAGAAACATCTTGTGGTATTCAAGAAG ACCGGAACAAACATTCAAGAGCATCTCGATGCCATCACTACTAGCGCTCAGCCCTATCTCCTAGCTGTTGGAGTTAAGAAGAATGCAATCCACCAGTTCTTCATCATTATCGACAAGAATGCCATACCTTGCAGGTCAACCTCTTCTCTTGTTGCTTTTGACGAACTATTTAAGGCACATTTTGTGTTTGGCACATCCTACAACACCATGCTCCACAACATGTACACTTTCATCCAAACTACAGTGTACAGCATCGATGCTGGCAAGGTCAAAGAGAGCCCTCGTGTTGCTGAAATCAGGGCGAGGTTACTTCATTAG
- the LOC121558598 gene encoding uncharacterized protein LOC121558598 isoform X4: MWNDCESVSMVASSEQSQPSSLDTLDSEDTVIISDSPSRKRQRLDTEAKQLVESALTNKTGGERIINEYNRTKSLTDETRRKMVNMLAADMTEMNGTSPPRQVKEMYAKGIVTLFPYLSDPFSKNGYEHYYDGESGTGYLAWRIKTIQRGTAKDRRSSFGESAKGSTGEDMSGGPTVRRESQFVPETALTDDECNKAISLMKHSADADTIKKKMELTFVYRRKMILDPQQSSNILSEFPRFKDVKSLVEQDFVLMFGEDTSSKLLERWPVTFKKKIIKQCRKLPSTSELEELLLAADPPEDGTELDVDFGWDSDLSSVLLLIHLIPPSAQGRKRPGKVSASQAEKHLVVFKKTGTNIQEHLDAITTSAQPYLLAVGVKKNAIHQFFIIIDKNAIPCRSTSSLVAFDELFKAHFVFGTSYNTMLHNMYTFIQTTVYSIDAGKVKESPRVAEIRARLLH; this comes from the exons ATGTGGAATGACTGCG AATCTGTCTCCATGGTGGCCTCTTCTGAGCAATCCCAACCATCATCCCTTGATACCTTGGACTCTGAGGATACAGTCATTATTTCAGATAGCCCCTCCAGAAAACGCCAGAGGCTGGATACAGAAGCCAAGCAA TTGGTGGAATCAGCTCTTACCAACAAAACCGGTGGGGAACGTATAATAAATGAATACAACCGAACCAAGTCCTTGACGGATGAAACAAGACGCAAAATGGTGAACATGCTGGCAGCTGACATGACAGAAATGAATGG TACATCTCCACCCAGACAGGTGAAAGAAATGTATGCCAAAGGAATAGTGACCTTATTCCCGTACCTCAGTGACCCATTCTCTAAGAATGGCTAT GAGCATTATTATGATGGCGAGAGTGGAACTGGGTACTTGGCCTGGAGGATTAAAACTATTCAGAGAGGCACCGCCAAAGACAGGCGATCATCATTCGGAG AATCAGCCAAAGGATCAACTGGTGAAGACATGTCTGGAGGACCGACTGTCAGACGAGAATCCCAGTTTGTTCCAGAGACTGCCCTGACTGATGATGAGTGCAACAAAGCAATCTCACTGATGAAACATTCTGCTGATGCAGACACAATCAAGAAGAAAATGGAACTGACGTTTGTGTATCGCCGCAAAATGATCCTCGACCCCCAGCAGTCAAGCAACATACTGTCTGAGTTTCCACGTTTTAAAGACGTCAAAAGCTTG GTTGAACAGGATTTTGTTCTAATGTTCGGAGAGGATACCTCAAGCAAGCTTCTGGAAAGGTGGCCGGTCACGTTCAAGAAAAAGATCATCAAACAATGCAGAAAGCTTCCATCCACAAGTGAGCTTGAAGAACTCTTGCTGGCAGCTGATCCTCCTGAGGATGGCACTGAATTGGATGTTGACTTTG GTTGGGACAGTGATCTGTCATCGGTTTTactgcttatacacctgattccACCCTCCGCTCAGGGTCGGAAGAGACCAGGAAAGGTTTCCGCATCCCAAGCAGAGAAACATCTTGTGGTATTCAAGAAG ACCGGAACAAACATTCAAGAGCATCTCGATGCCATCACTACTAGCGCTCAGCCCTATCTCCTAGCTGTTGGAGTTAAGAAGAATGCAATCCACCAGTTCTTCATCATTATCGACAAGAATGCCATACCTTGCAGGTCAACCTCTTCTCTTGTTGCTTTTGACGAACTATTTAAGGCACATTTTGTGTTTGGCACATCCTACAACACCATGCTCCACAACATGTACACTTTCATCCAAACTACAGTGTACAGCATCGATGCTGGCAAGGTCAAAGAGAGCCCTCGTGTTGCTGAAATCAGGGCGAGGTTACTTCATTAG